The Geothermobacter hydrogeniphilus genome includes a region encoding these proteins:
- a CDS encoding PTS sugar transporter subunit IIA — translation MIGLVVATHSRLAAEMLNAAEMIIGPCLNARAVAILKEQGVEEIRSEIEAAVASVSADGDGVVIMTDMFGGTPSNVSLSFLEPGKVEIVTGVNLPMVIKFFNSQESLSLAELAALLKAYGQQSITLASDFLRQ, via the coding sequence ATGATTGGTCTGGTGGTTGCGACCCATTCCCGGTTGGCGGCGGAGATGCTCAATGCCGCCGAAATGATTATCGGCCCCTGTCTTAATGCCCGCGCGGTTGCGATTCTCAAGGAGCAGGGTGTCGAGGAGATTCGCTCCGAGATTGAAGCTGCTGTTGCCTCGGTGTCCGCTGACGGGGATGGTGTGGTGATCATGACCGATATGTTCGGAGGGACGCCTTCGAACGTCAGTCTGTCATTTCTTGAACCGGGAAAAGTCGAGATCGTCACCGGGGTTAACCTGCCGATGGTGATAAAATTCTTCAACAGTCAGGAGTCTCTTTCACTGGCCGAACTTGCCGCCCTGCTCAAAGCTTATGGCCAGCAGAGTATTACCCTGGCCAGTGATTTTTTGCGTCAGTAG
- the ptsP gene encoding phosphoenolpyruvate--protein phosphotransferase — MASVKTEISPDTFLVGIGVSPGIAIGATHLVNRARMAALERRIRKSDVDVEIAAFEEAVEISRQQLHEVKRRVADRHLAEHLYIIDTHLLILEDQMLHAETRRGIREDLLNAEGALKRALDQFRSVFESIEDEYLRDRGSDVESVGERLLRNLTGESEQSLSGIDRKVVVVAHDLSPADTMQIDKDKIIGFVTDVGGRTSHTAILARSQGIPAVVGLENATALIPGGTPLIVDGSSGTVILNPTPETFREYLQKKQRYEYGERELLSYRSLPAETPDGHRLVLRCNVELPSEVPHALAQGAEGVGLFRSEFLYLGRQFPPDEEEQFDAYREIATAMAPHEVTIRTLDVGGDKFVPEINLSDEVNPALGLRGVRFSLADRQLLKIQLRAILRVSALGPVRVMFPMISGVSEIRACKSILHQAMAELSREGIDFDGRLPVGIMIETPSAAMIADKLAREVDFFSVGTNDLIQYCLAVDRSNEHVAYLYEPLHPAILRALQMICSAARQAGIKVAMCGEMAAEPLYLPILIGLGFGELSMNAPCIPRVKRVVRQIRYSEGKELLEKLLQMSTVAEVTHCLEEEMMTRIPDLFGKTDI; from the coding sequence ATGGCTTCGGTGAAGACTGAAATAAGTCCCGACACATTTCTGGTTGGTATCGGTGTGTCCCCGGGGATTGCCATCGGCGCGACTCACCTCGTCAACCGCGCCCGTATGGCCGCGCTTGAGCGTCGTATCCGCAAGAGCGACGTCGATGTCGAAATAGCGGCCTTTGAGGAAGCGGTTGAGATTTCCCGGCAGCAGCTCCACGAGGTCAAACGGCGGGTCGCCGATCGCCACCTGGCCGAACATCTGTACATCATTGATACGCACCTGCTGATCCTGGAGGATCAGATGCTGCACGCCGAAACCCGGCGTGGTATCCGTGAAGATCTGCTCAATGCCGAAGGGGCGCTGAAGCGCGCTCTCGACCAGTTCCGTTCGGTGTTCGAGAGCATTGAGGATGAATACCTGCGTGATCGCGGGTCGGATGTGGAATCGGTTGGAGAACGGCTGTTGCGCAATCTTACGGGAGAGTCGGAACAGTCGCTGTCCGGCATCGATCGAAAAGTCGTGGTTGTCGCCCACGACCTTTCACCGGCCGATACCATGCAGATCGACAAGGACAAGATCATCGGTTTTGTCACCGATGTCGGCGGCCGTACGTCGCATACCGCAATTCTGGCACGATCCCAGGGTATCCCGGCGGTTGTCGGATTGGAAAACGCGACCGCGCTGATCCCCGGCGGCACGCCTTTGATCGTCGATGGCTCCAGCGGCACCGTTATTCTCAACCCCACGCCGGAAACGTTCCGGGAATACCTGCAGAAGAAGCAACGTTACGAATATGGTGAAAGGGAACTGCTCAGTTACCGCAGCCTGCCTGCTGAAACTCCTGATGGCCATCGACTGGTGCTGCGATGCAATGTTGAATTACCGTCCGAAGTACCCCATGCCCTCGCCCAGGGGGCCGAAGGGGTCGGCCTGTTCCGCTCCGAGTTCCTGTATCTCGGCAGACAGTTTCCCCCGGACGAGGAGGAGCAGTTCGACGCCTATCGCGAAATTGCCACCGCCATGGCGCCCCATGAAGTCACAATCCGCACCCTCGATGTCGGTGGTGACAAGTTCGTTCCCGAGATCAATCTCTCCGATGAGGTGAATCCGGCTCTCGGATTGCGCGGAGTCCGCTTTTCCCTGGCCGACCGGCAGCTTTTGAAAATCCAGTTGCGGGCCATCCTCAGGGTGTCGGCCCTGGGACCGGTCCGGGTGATGTTCCCGATGATTTCCGGTGTTTCTGAAATCCGCGCCTGCAAATCGATTCTTCATCAGGCCATGGCCGAGTTGAGTCGCGAAGGTATCGATTTTGACGGCAGGCTTCCGGTCGGCATCATGATTGAGACTCCTTCAGCCGCCATGATTGCCGACAAGCTGGCCCGCGAGGTCGATTTCTTTTCGGTCGGCACCAATGACCTGATTCAGTATTGTCTGGCGGTGGATCGGTCCAATGAACATGTCGCCTATCTTTACGAACCCCTGCATCCGGCCATTTTAAGGGCCCTGCAGATGATCTGCAGTGCCGCGCGGCAGGCGGGGATCAAGGTGGCGATGTGCGGCGAGATGGCTGCGGAACCCCTCTACCTGCCGATCCTGATTGGTCTCGGTTTCGGTGAACTCTCGATGAATGCGCCCTGTATCCCGCGCGTAAAACGGGTTGTGCGCCAGATTCGTTATTCCGAGGGAAAAGAATTGCTCGAAAAACTGCTGCAGATGTCGACCGTTGCAGAAGTCACCCACTGCCTCGAAGAAGAAATGATGACCCGGATTCCCGACCTGTTCGGCAAGACGGATATCTAA
- a CDS encoding TIGR04283 family arsenosugar biosynthesis glycosyltransferase yields MTASRANQPQLSIIVPVLNEAAAIADFLAMLQRQDGLFFEVIFADGGSVDEGRELVRRRAQKGFATRWIEAPRGRAVQMNRGRAAARGRFLLFLHVDSRLPDSHALATAVEQLAASGEGMIAGHFRLLFGDAPPALREKLLYWEIKARLDRPGCTHGDQGMLMAATVFDALGGFPEDWPLFEDTRLAERLRQRGRWLLLNAEIETSARRFAREGLRQRQLLNALLMNFRALGMTEFLTATGPIYRQQAETGELRLAPFLRRFQAMIAERQLQKRLQLWYRTGRYVRGNAWQLLLARRIRSGRWTLETSPAEIERQLRGFDRCFNLLTDNPVGHALAGLLTWIWFQLQLRRECGTDA; encoded by the coding sequence ATGACCGCTTCCAGGGCGAACCAGCCGCAGCTTTCGATCATTGTCCCGGTTCTCAACGAGGCGGCGGCGATTGCCGACTTTCTTGCCATGCTGCAGCGGCAGGATGGGCTCTTTTTTGAAGTCATCTTTGCCGATGGCGGTTCAGTCGATGAGGGACGGGAACTTGTCCGGCGGCGAGCGCAGAAAGGTTTTGCGACCCGCTGGATAGAGGCGCCGCGGGGCAGGGCGGTCCAGATGAATCGGGGGCGGGCGGCAGCTCGCGGCCGATTTCTTCTTTTTCTGCATGTTGACAGCCGATTGCCGGACAGTCATGCGCTGGCAACAGCTGTCGAACAGCTTGCCGCGTCCGGTGAGGGGATGATTGCCGGTCATTTCCGGCTTCTTTTCGGCGACGCGCCGCCCGCCCTGCGGGAAAAACTGCTCTATTGGGAAATCAAGGCCCGTCTCGACCGCCCCGGCTGTACCCACGGCGACCAGGGGATGCTGATGGCGGCAACCGTCTTTGATGCCCTGGGCGGGTTCCCCGAAGACTGGCCGCTGTTTGAAGATACCCGTCTGGCAGAGCGGCTCAGGCAGCGCGGTCGATGGTTGCTGTTGAACGCCGAGATCGAGACCTCCGCGCGTCGCTTTGCCCGTGAAGGGTTGCGTCAACGGCAGCTGCTCAACGCCCTGCTGATGAATTTTCGTGCCCTGGGGATGACCGAGTTTTTGACCGCGACCGGGCCGATCTATCGTCAACAGGCGGAAACCGGTGAATTGCGGCTTGCTCCATTCCTGCGGCGCTTTCAGGCCATGATCGCCGAACGCCAGTTGCAAAAACGTCTGCAGCTCTGGTACCGGACCGGTCGCTATGTCCGCGGTAATGCCTGGCAGTTACTGCTTGCCCGGCGGATACGCTCCGGGCGCTGGACCCTGGAAACATCTCCGGCGGAGATCGAGCGGCAGCTGCGCGGGTTTGATCGTTGCTTCAACCTGTTGACCGACAATCCGGTCGGTCATGCCCTGGCGGGATTGTTGACCTGGATCTGGTTTCAGCTGCAGTTGCGGCGGGAATGCGGAACGGATGCCTGA
- a CDS encoding HPr family phosphocarrier protein produces MIEKEFTIINRLGLHARAAAQLVQTAGRFSADVLVSKDDLEVNGKSIMGILMLAAPRGSTISVSVNGPDEEAALKALEELINDGFGED; encoded by the coding sequence ATGATCGAAAAGGAATTTACTATTATCAACCGGTTGGGACTGCATGCCAGGGCGGCTGCGCAACTGGTGCAGACCGCCGGACGATTCTCGGCGGATGTCCTGGTCAGCAAAGACGACCTGGAAGTCAACGGCAAGAGCATCATGGGAATTCTGATGCTGGCCGCTCCCCGTGGATCGACCATTTCCGTCAGCGTCAACGGCCCTGATGAAGAGGCGGCCCTGAAAGCATTGGAAGAACTTATTAATGATGGCTTCGGTGAAGACTGA
- a CDS encoding PTS system mannose/fructose/N-acetylgalactosamine-transporter subunit IIB, with protein MSVVLARIDNRLIHGQVLEAWVPHTQADCIVVASDKVAGEPLRRAVMTASVPKNIKLVIGGLTELAELVRQGMFAGRRVLLLFETSADALQGHRLGLPFDRLNLGNMHAGAGKLRCSCTISLDDDDIVNLRRLEEEQGVKIVSQCIPADRERPWRKLVQTGA; from the coding sequence ATGAGTGTTGTTCTCGCCCGTATTGATAACCGGTTGATTCACGGCCAGGTCCTGGAGGCCTGGGTGCCTCATACCCAGGCGGACTGTATTGTCGTCGCCAGTGACAAAGTGGCCGGGGAGCCTTTACGCCGCGCAGTGATGACCGCTTCCGTACCGAAGAATATCAAACTTGTTATTGGTGGATTGACCGAGCTGGCTGAGCTGGTCCGGCAGGGGATGTTTGCCGGTCGACGTGTTCTGCTGTTGTTTGAAACGTCCGCTGACGCTCTGCAGGGTCATCGGCTGGGATTGCCCTTCGACCGCCTCAACCTGGGCAACATGCACGCAGGAGCGGGCAAGCTGCGCTGTTCCTGTACCATCTCGCTCGATGACGACGACATTGTCAACCTACGTCGCCTGGAGGAAGAACAGGGAGTGAAGATCGTGTCCCAGTGTATTCCCGCTGATCGCGAGCGTCCCTGGCGCAAGCTGGTGCAGACGGGAGCCTGA
- a CDS encoding PTS sugar transporter subunit IIC gives MSWTVLLSGGLIAIVAGLDRTALLQIMLSRPLVAGSLLGWLLGVPESGLLIGALCELLWLSRMPVGAAIPPDDTQVAVGATCLTVLLNPAGGFAPEPVALFALLLAMPLGKVGQWFDRLARNCNSRLLRRAERAVADGHEEQIERLHLRGVLHFAGAALATFVVVVAGGMLIGMPLLPRAVHLLQPLTGELELLFPLVGAAVILATLHVSRALTLFSTSFVTVLLTIWLL, from the coding sequence GTGAGCTGGACCGTTTTGTTGTCGGGAGGACTGATCGCCATTGTGGCCGGGCTTGATCGCACCGCCCTGCTGCAGATCATGTTGTCCCGGCCGTTGGTGGCGGGATCCCTGCTTGGCTGGTTGCTGGGCGTCCCTGAAAGCGGGTTGCTGATCGGGGCACTGTGTGAACTGCTCTGGCTGTCGCGCATGCCGGTCGGTGCCGCGATTCCGCCGGATGACACCCAGGTCGCTGTCGGTGCCACCTGCCTGACGGTTCTGCTCAATCCCGCGGGTGGGTTTGCTCCGGAACCGGTAGCGCTCTTTGCCCTGTTGCTGGCAATGCCGCTGGGAAAGGTCGGTCAATGGTTCGACCGGTTGGCGCGAAACTGCAACAGCCGGCTGTTGCGACGCGCTGAGAGAGCCGTGGCTGACGGTCATGAAGAACAGATTGAACGCCTGCATCTGCGGGGCGTGCTGCATTTCGCCGGAGCGGCTCTGGCGACCTTCGTGGTTGTCGTGGCGGGGGGGATGCTGATCGGGATGCCCCTGCTGCCAAGGGCTGTTCACCTGCTTCAGCCGCTGACCGGTGAGTTGGAACTGCTTTTTCCCCTGGTCGGGGCGGCGGTCATCCTGGCGACTCTGCATGTCAGCCGTGCTCTGACCCTGTTCAGTACGTCGTTCGTGACCGTGCTGCTGACGATCTGGCTGCTATGA
- the metK gene encoding methionine adenosyltransferase produces the protein MAMTDFLFTSESVSEGHPDKVADQISDAILDAILTEDKKARVACETLVTTGMAMIAGEITTSAYVDMPEIVRQTIREIGYDDSAMGFDWETCAVMTSIDRQSPDISQGVTEGEGLFTAQGAGDQGLMFGYACNETPELMPMPIMFAHKLTQRLAEVRKSGLLNFLRPDSKSQVSIQYINDKPIRVDAVVISSQHNPDVTYDNLREGIIEEVVKKIIPADLIDEQTKYFINPTGRFVVGGPMGDCGLTGRKIIVDTYGGQGSHGGGAFSGKDPSKVDRSASYMGRYVAKNIVAGGLADKCEVQLAYAIGVAEPVSVMINTFGTGKIPSNDIARIAQEEFDLTPRGIIETLDLLRPIYRRTAAYGHFGRELPEFTWERTDRADSLKKLAGL, from the coding sequence ATGGCTATGACCGACTTTCTGTTTACCTCGGAATCTGTCAGTGAAGGACATCCTGACAAGGTTGCCGACCAGATATCCGACGCAATTCTCGACGCGATTCTCACTGAGGACAAAAAAGCGCGTGTGGCCTGTGAGACACTGGTCACAACCGGGATGGCGATGATCGCCGGTGAAATTACCACCAGTGCCTATGTCGATATGCCGGAAATCGTTCGGCAGACCATCCGCGAGATCGGTTACGACGATTCGGCGATGGGGTTCGACTGGGAAACCTGCGCGGTGATGACCAGTATCGACCGGCAGTCGCCGGATATCTCCCAGGGCGTGACCGAGGGAGAGGGCCTGTTCACGGCCCAGGGGGCCGGGGACCAGGGACTGATGTTCGGCTATGCCTGTAATGAAACCCCTGAGCTGATGCCGATGCCGATCATGTTCGCTCACAAGCTGACCCAGCGGTTGGCCGAGGTGCGCAAGAGCGGTCTGCTCAATTTCCTTCGTCCGGACAGCAAATCCCAGGTTTCGATCCAGTACATCAACGACAAGCCGATTCGGGTCGACGCGGTTGTTATCTCCTCGCAGCACAACCCCGATGTTACCTACGACAATCTGCGCGAAGGGATTATCGAGGAAGTGGTGAAAAAGATCATTCCGGCCGACCTGATCGATGAACAGACCAAGTACTTCATCAACCCGACCGGGCGTTTCGTGGTCGGCGGACCGATGGGTGACTGCGGCCTGACCGGACGCAAGATCATCGTTGATACCTATGGTGGCCAGGGCTCGCATGGCGGTGGTGCCTTCTCCGGCAAGGATCCGTCCAAGGTTGATCGCAGCGCGTCCTACATGGGGCGTTACGTGGCCAAGAATATTGTCGCCGGCGGGCTGGCCGATAAATGCGAGGTCCAGCTGGCCTACGCCATTGGCGTCGCCGAACCGGTTTCGGTCATGATCAATACCTTCGGCACCGGGAAGATCCCGTCCAACGATATCGCCAGGATCGCGCAGGAGGAATTTGACCTGACCCCGCGCGGTATTATCGAGACTCTCGACCTGCTGCGACCGATTTATCGTCGCACGGCCGCCTATGGCCATTTCGGCCGCGAGCTTCCCGAGTTCACCTGGGAACGTACCGATCGGGCCGACAGCCTGAAAAAGCTGGCGGGACTCTAG
- a CDS encoding PTS system mannose/fructose/sorbose family transporter subunit IID — protein MKNARGQINALLVGRCALRSFLLQASWNFESLQGLGALYVLAPALRCLYRGEERKQAFQRHLGYFNSHPYLGAAILGSAIALETDAVAGTPQDGVSASDFNGMMMAPFAAMGDALFWGGIRPLAAVLALFFAVRGSLLACAVLLLVYNLPHLFFRFWGFFRGWQRGAGIVATIQRWHLPDLAIRIKEAVVILLGGLCAMWVSMMLHDKGLPPAVGFVALPVVGFCCWLARKGVSPLAMIYLGTFLTLAVRVLK, from the coding sequence ATGAAGAACGCCCGAGGACAGATCAATGCCCTGCTGGTTGGTCGTTGCGCGTTGCGATCCTTTCTGCTTCAGGCCAGCTGGAATTTCGAATCTCTGCAGGGATTGGGAGCCCTTTATGTTCTGGCCCCGGCGTTGCGCTGTCTCTACCGGGGAGAAGAACGAAAACAGGCTTTTCAGCGTCATCTCGGCTATTTCAACAGCCATCCCTACCTGGGAGCCGCCATTCTCGGATCGGCCATTGCCCTGGAGACGGATGCCGTTGCCGGGACCCCGCAGGACGGGGTTTCGGCAAGTGATTTCAACGGCATGATGATGGCGCCTTTCGCCGCCATGGGGGATGCTCTGTTCTGGGGGGGGATTCGTCCCCTGGCTGCGGTGCTGGCCCTGTTTTTCGCGGTCCGCGGATCGTTGCTGGCCTGTGCCGTGTTGCTGCTGGTTTACAACCTCCCGCACCTGTTCTTTCGCTTCTGGGGATTTTTTCGGGGCTGGCAGCGGGGTGCGGGGATTGTTGCAACCATCCAGCGCTGGCATCTGCCCGATCTGGCGATCCGCATCAAGGAGGCAGTCGTTATCCTGCTGGGTGGTTTGTGCGCTATGTGGGTTTCGATGATGCTGCATGACAAGGGGCTGCCGCCCGCGGTCGGTTTTGTTGCTCTGCCGGTGGTCGGCTTCTGTTGCTGGCTGGCGCGCAAGGGTGTTTCTCCTCTGGCCATGATCTACCTGGGGACCTTCCTGACGCTTGCAGTGAGGGTCCTGAAATGA